One genomic window of Glycine max cultivar Williams 82 chromosome 16, Glycine_max_v4.0, whole genome shotgun sequence includes the following:
- the LOC100527669 gene encoding uncharacterized protein LOC100527669, with protein sequence MKKIVLKLEIHDDKTKKKAMRAVSGISGVETVSVDMNDLKMTIIGNVDAVIVVGKLRKCCDHADILSVGPAKEEKKEEPKKDEKKPEDKKDPKEEYAELLNAFYNQTRQQQYPPYYHRTVEEDPTSCVIC encoded by the exons ATGAAG AAAATTGTGCTAAAGTTGGAAATCCATGACGacaaaaccaagaaaaaggcCATGAGGGCAGTATCTGGTATTTCAG GGGTGGAGACAGTCTCAGTGGACATGAATGACCTGAAAATGACTATAATTGGGAATGTTGATGCTGTAATAGTAGTTGGCAAGCTTAGAAAATGTTGTGATCATGCTGATATACTATCAGTTGGACCAGCCAAAGAGGAGAAGAAAGAGGAACCAAAGAAAGATGAGAAGAAGCCAGAAGACAAGAAAGATCCAAAGGAGGAATATGCTGAACTTCTGAACGCCTTTTATAATCAGACCAGACAGCAGCAATACCCCCCTTATTATCACAGAACAGTGGAAGAGGATCCAACTAGCTGTGTTATTTGCTAA
- the LOC100306254 gene encoding uncharacterized protein LOC100306254, whose amino-acid sequence MKKVVLQLDLHGDRIKQKAMKTASGLSGVESVSVDMKDMKMIVLGDIDPVSAVSKLRKCCHTEIVSVGPAKEEKKENVEPAKVPVPLKLHEAYPLYYQMTPHYGQSHYVTSYEEDPSGCVIC is encoded by the exons ATGAAG AAAGTAGTCTTACAGTTGGACTTACATGGTGATAGAATCAAGCAAAAAGCTATGAAAACAGCATCTGGCCTTTCAG GGGTTGAATCAGTTTCTGTTGATATGAAAGACATGAAAATGATCGTGTTGGGGGACATTGATCCAGTGAGTGCAGTGTCGAAGCTACGAAAGTGTTGTCACACTGAAATAGTTTCAGTTGGACCAGCAAAagaggagaagaaggagaatgTGGAGCCAGCAAAAGTACCAGTTCCTCTAAAGCTCCATGAAGCCTATCCCCTTTATTATCAGATGACACCACATTATGGTCAAAGTCACTATGTCACAAGTTACGAAGAGGATCCTAGTGGCTGTGTCATCTGCTAA